In Nomascus leucogenys isolate Asia chromosome 6, Asia_NLE_v1, whole genome shotgun sequence, one DNA window encodes the following:
- the ANP32A gene encoding acidic leucine-rich nuclear phosphoprotein 32 family member A: MEMGRRIHLELRNRTPSDVKELVLDNSRSNEGKLEGLTDEFEELEFLSTINVGLTSIANLPKLNKLKKLELSDNRVSGGLEVLAEKCPNLTHLNLSGNKIKDLSTIEPLKKLENLKSLDLFNCEVTNLNDYRENVFKLLPQLTYLDGYDRDDKEAPDSDAEGYVEGLDDEEEDEDEEEYDEDAQVVEDEEDEDEEEEGEEEDVSGEEEEDEEGYNDGEVDDEEDEEELGEEERGQKRKREPEDEGEDDD; this comes from the exons GTGAAAGAACTTGTCCTGGACAACAGTCGGTCGAATGAAGGCAAACTCGAAGGCCTCACAGATGAATTTGAAGAACTGGAATTCTTAAGTACAATCAATGTAGGCCTCACCTCAATCGCAAACTTACCAAAGTTAAACAAACTTAAGAAG CTTGAACTAAGCGATAACAGAGTCTCAGGGGGCCTGGAAGTATTGGCAGAAAAGTGTCCGAACCTCACGCATCTAAATTTAAGTGGCAACAAAATTAAAGACCTCAGCACAATAGAGCCACTG AAAAAGTTAGAAAACCTCAAGAGCTTAGACCTTTTCAATTGCGAGGTAACCAACCTGAACGACTACCGAGAAAATGTGTTCAAGCTCCTCCCGCAACTCACATATCTCGACGGCTATGACCGGGACGACAAGGAGGCCCCTGACTCGGATGCTGAGGGCTACGTGGAGGGCCtggatgatgaggaggaggatgaggatg AGGAGGAGTATGATGAAGATGCTCAGGTAGTGGAAGACGAGGAGGacgaggatgaggaggaggaaggtgaagaggaggacgtgagtggagaggaggag GAGGATGAAGAAGGTTATAACGATGGAGAGGTAGATGAcgaggaagatgaagaagagcTTGGTG AAGAAGAAAGGGGTCAGAAGCGAAAACGAGAACCTGAAGATGAGGGAGAAGATGATGACTAA